One stretch of Chryseobacterium oryzae DNA includes these proteins:
- a CDS encoding AAA family ATPase: protein MSEVTEIAEVEQQLETLETEVKKFANELPYWAKFLAEKILLGNAISDNDIDTSHSYLLEHLQLIEETPKPEIEIDYNAENSGNYKTDLLFTKLENVEGVNALTENQTIEFSPNLTIIYGTNGSGKSGYVRLLKNVFYSKAPENILPNVHIDNGHKNVNAKFTFKSNNAETSLEFANKDNAEFEQFAVFDGNSVLKHLENKNEFEFRPAGLSFFADYTNSVIRVEQKLNAEITIKQSPNDFSVWFDGNSEIKTLVESLNAETKIDDLKKYTPFSDEDKTQKETIQKQYDELLLASKGKEKEIKTLEGIKSLLAQNKQAIEKLNQFFTTETIGKVKTAITDCVTKETTAKSEEIENFKTDKIENIGTTEWKSFIVSAETFAKTQKAENIVYPENGDNCLLCQQPLSDEAQKLISNYWTFIKSVAEQNSKQAQEKLNKAKENYENLNFDLFPQDNTLTVWLTEKYPNELEALKLKLAEQKTLAENIVSDIQSKTANERAEIKISVEQHTTIETAIEASIKLLKEDEQSKELEKLLTAKTLLEHKEKFNTHFSKFETFVNNQIWIKKANKADYAKQTITKTEKALSNKYFNQKYIDAFNEECQKLNGNFGIDINHTGSAGKSYRQLKLKGKNPNAVLSEGEQKVIAIADFLAEMHLSEINRGIIFDDPVTSLDHSRKETIAQRLVEESDIKQVIIFSHDIVFIKYLENHGKNKYKTDKTKVAVHSIVSSGREIIGIIELQNTPLKDSTYTNSHIPKQYHIRAKKEPDRSFAQNLIRSGYGALRSCYEGIVVTKLLASTVQRYDTLVRVPNIRNVKFNNDLYERIAKNHSVLHDLIEGHLPVDELNQFLTCDKLDNEITEFENILDEIDKI from the coding sequence ATGAGTGAAGTAACCGAAATAGCAGAAGTTGAACAACAATTGGAAACGCTTGAAACGGAAGTGAAGAAATTCGCTAACGAACTTCCCTATTGGGCAAAATTTCTTGCAGAGAAAATTTTGTTGGGCAATGCTATTTCTGATAACGATATTGATACTTCACATTCTTATTTGCTTGAACACTTACAACTCATTGAAGAAACCCCAAAACCTGAAATTGAGATTGACTACAATGCCGAAAATTCAGGAAATTACAAAACCGATTTACTTTTTACAAAACTTGAAAATGTTGAAGGCGTAAACGCCTTGACCGAAAACCAAACGATTGAATTTAGCCCTAACCTAACAATTATTTACGGCACAAATGGTTCAGGAAAGTCAGGTTATGTAAGACTTTTGAAAAATGTTTTTTATTCAAAAGCACCCGAAAATATTTTGCCGAATGTTCATATTGACAATGGACACAAAAACGTTAATGCAAAATTTACTTTCAAATCAAACAATGCTGAAACTTCATTGGAGTTTGCAAACAAAGACAATGCAGAATTTGAGCAGTTTGCCGTTTTTGACGGAAACAGTGTTTTAAAGCACCTCGAAAACAAAAACGAATTTGAATTTAGACCAGCAGGATTAAGTTTTTTTGCCGATTACACAAACTCTGTTATCCGTGTAGAACAAAAGCTAAATGCTGAAATCACAATTAAACAATCACCAAATGATTTTTCAGTTTGGTTTGACGGTAATTCTGAAATAAAAACACTTGTTGAAAGTCTTAATGCAGAAACAAAAATTGACGACTTAAAAAAGTACACGCCTTTTTCTGATGAAGATAAAACCCAAAAAGAAACAATTCAAAAACAATATGATGAACTTCTTTTAGCTTCCAAAGGAAAAGAGAAAGAAATAAAAACGCTTGAAGGCATTAAAAGTTTATTGGCTCAAAATAAACAAGCGATTGAAAAACTTAATCAGTTTTTCACAACTGAAACTATTGGAAAAGTAAAAACTGCAATTACGGATTGTGTAACAAAAGAAACGACAGCAAAATCCGAGGAAATAGAAAATTTTAAAACCGATAAAATTGAAAACATTGGAACAACGGAATGGAAAAGTTTTATCGTATCTGCCGAAACGTTTGCTAAAACGCAAAAAGCGGAAAATATAGTTTATCCCGAAAATGGCGACAACTGTTTGCTTTGCCAACAGCCACTTTCAGACGAGGCACAAAAACTGATTTCCAATTATTGGACTTTCATAAAAAGTGTTGCAGAGCAAAACTCAAAACAAGCACAGGAAAAACTTAATAAAGCAAAAGAAAATTACGAAAACTTGAACTTTGACTTGTTTCCGCAAGACAATACGCTTACTGTTTGGCTAACTGAAAAATATCCGAACGAATTAGAAGCATTAAAATTGAAACTTGCAGAACAGAAAACACTTGCCGAAAACATTGTTTCAGATATTCAAAGCAAAACTGCAAACGAGAGAGCAGAAATAAAAATTAGTGTTGAACAACACACAACGATAGAAACAGCTATTGAGGCTTCTATCAAATTACTTAAAGAAGATGAGCAAAGTAAGGAATTAGAAAAATTACTAACCGCAAAAACACTTTTAGAACACAAGGAAAAATTTAATACGCATTTCTCAAAGTTTGAGACGTTTGTCAATAATCAGATTTGGATTAAAAAAGCCAACAAAGCGGATTATGCAAAACAGACAATTACCAAAACAGAAAAAGCCTTATCAAATAAATATTTCAATCAAAAATACATTGATGCTTTTAACGAAGAATGTCAAAAACTGAATGGAAATTTTGGAATTGACATCAATCACACAGGTTCGGCAGGAAAATCGTACAGACAACTCAAACTAAAAGGGAAAAACCCTAATGCTGTTTTGAGTGAAGGCGAACAAAAAGTAATTGCTATTGCAGATTTTCTTGCAGAAATGCACTTATCGGAAATAAACAGGGGAATTATTTTTGACGATCCTGTTACCTCGTTGGATCATAGTCGCAAAGAAACAATAGCGCAAAGATTAGTTGAGGAAAGTGATATAAAACAAGTAATTATTTTCTCTCACGATATTGTCTTTATAAAATATTTAGAAAATCACGGAAAAAACAAATATAAAACAGACAAAACAAAAGTAGCCGTTCACTCTATTGTTAGTAGTGGTAGAGAAATTATTGGTATAATTGAGTTGCAGAATACACCATTGAAAGATAGTACATATACAAATTCACATATTCCTAAACAATACCATATCAGAGCAAAAAAAGAACCTGACCGAAGTTTTGCCCAAAACCTTATTCGTTCAGGTTATGGAGCATTGCGTAGCTGTTATGAAGGAATTGTTGTAACGAAGTTATTAGCAAGTACTGTTCAGAGATATGACACTTTGGTACGAGTTCCTAATATCCGAAATGTGAAGTTCAATAATGATTTATATGAGAGAATTGCCAAAAACCATTCCGTACTTCACGATTTAATCGAAGGACATTTACCTGTTGATGAGTTAAACCAATTTCTTACTTGTGATAAATTGGATAATGAAATAACTGAATTTGAAAACATTTTAGACGAAATAGATAAGATTTAA
- a CDS encoding helix-turn-helix domain-containing protein, with amino-acid sequence MKTIGTILRELREAKGLLLREVGAKLSLDPTILSKIERDERMPTREQVKALSDFYKEQKNDVIIAWLSDKLAYEVQDEDLALEAMKVAEEKVKYNVKHKNK; translated from the coding sequence TTGAAAACAATAGGGACAATACTAAGGGAATTGAGAGAAGCAAAAGGACTTTTACTTAGAGAAGTTGGAGCGAAACTTTCTCTTGACCCGACTATTTTAAGCAAGATTGAACGGGATGAACGTATGCCTACAAGAGAACAGGTAAAAGCACTTTCAGACTTTTACAAAGAGCAGAAAAATGACGTAATTATTGCGTGGTTGTCCGACAAATTGGCTTACGAAGTACAGGACGAAGATTTGGCATTAGAAGCAATGAAAGTGGCAGAGGAAAAAGTAAAGTACAATGTAAAACATAAAAATAAATAA
- a CDS encoding IS91 family transposase, producing MSGFKTSKKQSVQPQSQPQYEVADVLNILGSKLENLELNSWQLRTLFALKKCRTSALGGHIDACDECGVLSISYNSCRNRHCPKCQGKNREDWIQTRETELLPVPYFHVVFTLPEVLNKTALHEPKMLYDILFESAWETLQTFGKNKNLQMGMIAVLHTWGQNLSLHPHLHCIVPGGGVDENGAWKNIRSDGKFLFPVKALSKVFRGKFCEKLKDKNLEEYPKIRRNLWEKPWVVYAKKPFGSPKSVVEYLGRYSHKIAVSNQRIRKIDAETVTFSYKDYRQKGIKKQMVLSHEEFIRRFAMHILPKRFVKIRHYGFLSSTWKRIKLKKLQQKLGIQPKEKLPPKVFQPKCSCCRVGNLVTIATFDLRGPPSWFLEMSRNLPAPKSAF from the coding sequence ATGAGTGGTTTTAAAACCTCAAAAAAACAGTCAGTTCAACCTCAATCTCAACCTCAATACGAAGTCGCCGATGTTTTAAATATTTTAGGTTCAAAATTGGAAAATTTAGAACTTAATTCCTGGCAGTTAAGAACTTTATTTGCCTTAAAAAAGTGCAGAACTTCGGCTTTGGGCGGACATATTGATGCTTGTGATGAATGTGGCGTTTTAAGCATCAGTTACAACTCCTGCCGAAACCGTCATTGCCCAAAATGTCAGGGAAAAAACCGAGAAGATTGGATACAAACACGGGAAACCGAACTGCTTCCTGTGCCTTATTTCCACGTGGTTTTTACGCTTCCGGAAGTATTGAACAAAACAGCGCTTCACGAGCCCAAGATGTTGTATGATATTTTATTTGAATCGGCTTGGGAAACCCTTCAAACGTTTGGCAAAAACAAAAATCTCCAAATGGGAATGATTGCTGTTTTGCACACTTGGGGACAGAATCTTAGTCTTCATCCGCATTTGCATTGCATTGTTCCGGGCGGTGGTGTGGATGAAAACGGAGCTTGGAAAAACATTAGAAGTGACGGTAAATTTTTGTTTCCGGTAAAGGCTTTGAGCAAAGTTTTCAGGGGTAAATTTTGTGAGAAACTAAAAGATAAAAATCTTGAAGAATATCCCAAAATCAGGCGAAATCTGTGGGAAAAACCTTGGGTGGTTTATGCTAAAAAGCCTTTTGGAAGCCCAAAATCGGTGGTGGAATATTTGGGTCGTTATTCCCACAAAATCGCAGTCAGCAACCAGAGAATCAGAAAAATTGACGCGGAGACGGTCACTTTTTCTTACAAAGATTACCGCCAAAAAGGCATCAAAAAGCAGATGGTTTTGAGCCACGAGGAGTTTATCCGCCGTTTTGCGATGCATATTTTGCCGAAAAGATTTGTGAAAATCCGTCATTATGGTTTTTTGAGCAGCACTTGGAAACGAATTAAGCTTAAAAAACTGCAACAAAAATTAGGCATCCAGCCTAAAGAAAAGCTTCCGCCAAAAGTTTTTCAGCCGAAATGTAGTTGTTGCAGAGTTGGAAATTTGGTAACGATTGCCACGTTCGATCTTCGAGGTCCGCCAAGTTGGTTTTTGGAGATGAGCCGAAATTTACCTGCTCCTAAATCTGCATTTTAA
- a CDS encoding VOC family protein, translating to MSDEVRHINKLAVSVENRHKREATELNLTIMKRPILIALTLATTFFLGFAFKSVTTKNNDNKMKRVTGIGGVFFKCKDPKAITEWYQKHLGLDTNPYGATFEWYEKPDSTTKAQTQWTPFKQDSKYFDKDFMINYRVENLEALVEELKKEGVTIVDKMETYDYGKFIHILDGEGNKIQLWEAID from the coding sequence TTGTCTGACGAAGTAAGACATATAAACAAGTTAGCGGTAAGCGTAGAGAACCGACACAAAAGAGAGGCAACAGAATTAAATTTGACAATAATGAAGAGACCAATTTTAATAGCTTTGACACTTGCGACAACCTTTTTTCTTGGTTTCGCTTTTAAATCAGTAACAACAAAAAATAACGACAATAAAATGAAAAGAGTAACAGGGATTGGGGGCGTATTTTTCAAATGCAAAGACCCAAAAGCGATAACAGAATGGTATCAAAAACACCTTGGACTTGACACAAATCCATACGGTGCGACATTTGAATGGTATGAAAAACCAGACAGTACAACAAAAGCCCAGACACAATGGACACCATTCAAACAGGACTCAAAATACTTTGACAAGGACTTTATGATAAATTACCGAGTTGAAAATTTGGAAGCTCTTGTTGAAGAATTGAAAAAAGAAGGTGTAACCATAGTGGATAAAATGGAAACATATGACTATGGAAAATTTATCCATATTCTTGACGGAGAAGGAAACAAAATTCAACTTTGGGAAGCAATTGACTAA